A single genomic interval of Desertifilum tharense IPPAS B-1220 harbors:
- the polA gene encoding DNA polymerase I — protein sequence MNSNTKPTFILIDGHSLAFRSYFAFAKGRDGGLKTSTGVPTSVCFGFLKSLVEVISSQKPEYMAVAFDLSDPTFRHEADATYKEGRPETPEDFKQDMVNLRELLVALNLAVVTSPGFEADDILATLGKAGVDAGYQVKIVSGDRDLFQLVDAESNLSVLYLGQTFWKRSGGTGPVEFGPEEVKEKLGVSPQQVVDFKALCGDKSDNIPGVKGIGEKGAIALLTEYGNLDAIYANLDQIKGANQKKLEAGKADAYHSQMMAQLRFDAPVEVGIEDCKLQGFQEAKLEELLTQLEFKTYLKKIKELQAIFGGKREEKADSKPWEIEDESLSFFSLEETKAAQQAQQNTDESQLGVQIIDTPEKLDKLVEQLQQCTDKNFPTAWDTETTDLDPQKAELVGIGCCFQLPNSEKPQVCYLPIGHHSGQNLERATALEKLRPILESNAYPKVLQNAKFDRLILHYQGVKLQGVVFETLLASYILNPDSSHSLSDLAIKYLGLISQSYDQLVPKGKTIADIDIPAVANYCGMDAYVTFSLVSHLRQALAETPQLLELLYQIEIPLEPVLAEMEITGISIDTAYLKTLSQQLEQKLTEIEKSAYEAAGGEFNLGSPKQVSEILFNKLGLPTKKSRKIKTGHSTDAATLERLQEDDESGVVEAIIDYRTLDKLKSTYVDALPLLVSPKTQRIHTNFNQSVTATGRLSSSNPNLQNIPIRTEFSRQIRKAFLPKPGWVLVAADYSQIELRILAHLSQEPILVEAYQKNLDIHSVTAQLLFEREDITSEERRLAKTINFGVIYGMGALRFSRSAKVDKTNANTFIQRFNDRYPKVFEYLQGVKKQAIALGYAETILGRRRYFNFETESLKSLKGKNPEEINLGELKRLSANDAGNLRAAANAPIQGSSADIIKIAMVKLHQILQNYQAKLLLQVHDELVLEMPPAEWEELQPQIKQTMENALFETNVKFSVPLIVEIHKGDNWMDAK from the coding sequence GTGAACTCCAACACAAAACCCACCTTTATCTTAATTGACGGTCATTCCCTGGCCTTCCGGTCTTACTTTGCATTTGCGAAAGGTCGAGATGGGGGGTTAAAGACGAGTACAGGGGTTCCCACTAGCGTTTGCTTCGGTTTCCTCAAGTCTCTGGTAGAAGTGATATCTTCCCAAAAGCCAGAATACATGGCGGTGGCGTTTGACTTAAGCGACCCCACCTTTCGCCACGAAGCAGACGCAACTTATAAAGAAGGTCGTCCAGAGACACCCGAAGACTTTAAACAGGATATGGTGAATCTGCGCGAACTGCTAGTCGCTTTAAATCTAGCGGTGGTGACTTCGCCAGGGTTTGAAGCCGATGATATTTTAGCAACCTTGGGAAAAGCCGGAGTTGACGCAGGCTATCAGGTCAAAATTGTATCGGGCGATCGCGATCTGTTTCAACTGGTGGATGCGGAAAGCAACCTTAGCGTTCTCTACCTCGGTCAAACTTTCTGGAAACGCAGTGGCGGAACGGGTCCGGTAGAATTTGGTCCGGAGGAAGTTAAGGAAAAGCTAGGGGTATCGCCACAACAGGTGGTAGACTTCAAGGCCCTGTGTGGCGATAAGTCGGATAATATTCCAGGGGTTAAGGGAATTGGAGAGAAGGGTGCGATCGCGCTTCTTACAGAATACGGCAATCTGGACGCGATTTACGCCAACTTAGACCAAATCAAAGGCGCAAACCAAAAAAAGCTTGAAGCTGGAAAAGCCGATGCGTACCACTCCCAAATGATGGCGCAACTCCGGTTTGATGCGCCTGTGGAAGTGGGAATAGAAGATTGTAAATTACAAGGGTTTCAAGAAGCGAAGTTAGAAGAACTCCTAACGCAACTAGAGTTTAAGACCTATCTGAAGAAAATCAAAGAATTACAAGCCATCTTTGGCGGAAAGCGCGAGGAAAAAGCAGATAGCAAGCCTTGGGAAATTGAAGATGAATCCTTATCCTTTTTTAGTCTAGAAGAAACCAAAGCCGCCCAACAAGCGCAACAAAATACCGATGAATCTCAGTTAGGAGTACAAATTATCGATACTCCTGAAAAACTGGATAAACTGGTCGAACAATTACAACAATGTACCGATAAAAATTTTCCCACCGCTTGGGATACCGAAACCACAGACTTAGACCCGCAAAAAGCCGAATTAGTCGGAATTGGCTGTTGTTTTCAGTTACCGAACTCCGAAAAACCCCAGGTTTGCTATCTCCCCATTGGACATCATAGCGGACAGAACTTAGAAAGGGCGACTGCGCTAGAAAAGTTACGCCCCATTCTAGAAAGCAACGCTTATCCTAAAGTCTTACAAAACGCCAAATTTGACCGCCTCATTCTCCATTATCAAGGCGTAAAATTACAAGGCGTTGTTTTTGAAACGCTGCTAGCTAGTTATATCTTAAATCCCGATAGCAGCCATAGTTTAAGCGACCTAGCCATCAAATATTTAGGCTTAATTTCCCAAAGTTACGACCAACTGGTTCCCAAAGGGAAAACCATTGCAGATATTGATATTCCCGCAGTTGCTAACTATTGCGGAATGGATGCATATGTCACCTTTAGCCTCGTTTCCCACCTGCGCCAAGCACTTGCTGAAACTCCTCAATTACTTGAATTACTCTATCAAATCGAAATCCCCCTAGAACCCGTATTAGCTGAAATGGAAATCACCGGAATTTCCATTGATACCGCTTACTTAAAAACCCTATCTCAGCAACTCGAACAAAAACTCACCGAAATTGAAAAAAGCGCCTACGAAGCAGCCGGAGGAGAATTTAATCTCGGTTCTCCCAAACAAGTCAGCGAAATCTTGTTTAACAAACTCGGCTTACCGACTAAAAAATCCCGTAAAATCAAAACAGGCCATTCTACCGATGCTGCAACCTTAGAACGCCTGCAAGAAGATGATGAAAGCGGCGTAGTTGAGGCGATTATTGACTATCGCACCTTAGATAAACTCAAATCTACTTATGTGGATGCGCTTCCCCTGCTGGTATCTCCCAAAACCCAGCGCATCCATACCAACTTTAACCAAAGCGTCACCGCAACCGGACGGCTTTCTTCCTCCAATCCTAACTTACAGAATATTCCGATTCGGACTGAATTTAGCCGTCAAATTCGCAAAGCCTTTTTACCAAAGCCGGGTTGGGTGTTAGTCGCGGCTGACTATTCGCAAATCGAACTACGCATATTAGCGCATTTAAGTCAAGAGCCAATTTTAGTTGAAGCGTATCAGAAAAACCTCGATATTCACTCCGTTACCGCACAACTTCTATTTGAACGCGAAGACATTACTTCAGAAGAACGCCGTCTCGCCAAAACCATCAACTTTGGCGTCATTTACGGGATGGGTGCCTTGCGCTTTTCCCGTTCGGCTAAAGTAGATAAAACTAATGCCAATACCTTTATTCAGCGATTCAACGACCGCTATCCCAAAGTCTTTGAATATTTACAAGGGGTGAAAAAACAGGCGATCGCACTTGGCTATGCTGAAACCATTTTAGGCCGTCGTCGCTACTTTAACTTTGAAACCGAAAGCCTAAAATCCCTAAAAGGCAAAAATCCCGAAGAGATTAACCTAGGCGAACTCAAACGCCTGAGTGCCAATGATGCAGGCAACCTCCGCGCCGCCGCTAATGCCCCCATTCAAGGCTCTAGCGCCGATATTATCAAAATTGCAATGGTCAAGCTGCATCAAATCCTACAAAACTACCAAGCCAAGCTACTCCTGCAAGTCCACGATGAACTGGTATTAGAAATGCCACCCGCAGAATGGGAAGAACTGCAACCGCAAATTAAGCAAACAATGGAGAATGCACTATTTGAAACAAATGTCAAGTTCAGTGTCCCCCTAATTGTCGAAATCCACAAAGGCGATAACTGGATGGATGCGAAATAA
- a CDS encoding Uma2 family endonuclease, with protein MIANPKNWISAEDYLEAEKTSPIKHEYIQGQVYAMAGASDAHVTISLNLAAMLKNHLRGGDCRVYITDMKAQIDSLNTYYYPDVMVTCDRADREFDYFKRHPTLIVEVVSPSTEAFDRGDKFIDYQTIETLTEYVLISQTRFRVDCFRRNPEGQWVLQSYSPGEEVYLASIDFRTGLDTIYEDVTLSETPPQDSNGRDR; from the coding sequence ATGATTGCTAATCCTAAAAACTGGATTTCAGCAGAAGATTATCTAGAAGCTGAGAAAACGAGTCCGATTAAGCATGAGTATATCCAAGGACAAGTATACGCGATGGCGGGTGCTAGCGATGCCCATGTCACAATCTCGCTTAACCTGGCGGCGATGCTGAAAAACCATCTGCGGGGAGGGGACTGTCGCGTTTACATCACGGATATGAAAGCGCAGATTGACTCCCTCAATACCTATTACTATCCTGATGTGATGGTAACTTGCGATCGCGCCGACCGAGAGTTCGACTATTTCAAACGCCATCCCACCTTAATTGTAGAAGTCGTTTCGCCCAGTACCGAAGCCTTCGATCGCGGCGATAAGTTTATTGACTACCAAACCATCGAAACCTTAACCGAATACGTCCTCATCTCTCAAACCCGGTTCCGCGTAGACTGCTTCCGACGCAACCCAGAGGGACAATGGGTTTTACAGTCCTACTCGCCAGGGGAGGAAGTCTACCTCGCTAGTATTGATTTTCGCACCGGACTGGATACCATTTACGAGGATGTTACCTTAAGCGAAACTCCTCCTCAAGATTCTAACGGACGCGATCGCTAA
- a CDS encoding AAA family ATPase, with protein sequence MNTKTLTEIDWSQVLDDIPQNATEAVVTDRFIGTLIKALGFNKNEYHPQFATGNNSDKVDFATRKNTAQSNFSEDQKNPYLLIEVKGRAIQSGALVNLAEGNSDYRNAKEQIKKYLLAPNCKNAQWGIITNATHIQLFRRHGKVVFPATPNILIKKSTFAQEFERIKKLIHNPIRALTVCLYNNKGGVGKTTTTTNLATALRLKGKSVLVVDFDPQQRDLTDCLGLNATNIKLSDCLKDRSLDIKSAIKPFNVKAKNKEIKLFDVLPADSQLLSFSNSDIQSQIQKGSARFKDLLEPLKKVYDYILIDSPTNWTFFSQSCVYAADVVLIPTKNTNFASLKNAKLVISELIPEIQASRQDGGPVALPIFFNECNKTESAMQRAKSEIDHLLTLSKTANKIMYDTELRAYFYPKYKQGNSDRTVFMLPEHGVISGAAFSRVPAAAKHETIRDYYFELAKEYFLYE encoded by the coding sequence ATGAATACTAAGACTCTCACCGAGATTGACTGGAGCCAAGTCTTGGATGATATTCCCCAAAATGCTACAGAAGCAGTAGTCACTGACCGTTTTATCGGCACTTTAATCAAAGCGTTAGGTTTTAACAAAAACGAATATCATCCTCAATTTGCCACAGGAAACAACTCGGACAAAGTTGATTTTGCGACTCGGAAAAATACCGCCCAGAGTAATTTCTCCGAAGACCAAAAAAATCCTTACTTACTGATTGAGGTTAAGGGTAGAGCAATCCAATCGGGAGCGTTAGTCAATTTAGCAGAAGGAAATTCTGACTATCGAAATGCTAAAGAACAAATTAAAAAATATTTACTAGCTCCTAATTGTAAAAATGCTCAATGGGGAATTATTACAAACGCCACTCATATCCAACTATTTCGCAGGCATGGAAAGGTTGTTTTTCCGGCGACACCGAATATTTTAATTAAGAAGAGTACATTTGCTCAAGAGTTTGAACGAATTAAAAAGTTGATTCACAATCCTATTAGAGCTTTAACCGTTTGTTTGTACAATAATAAAGGGGGAGTTGGCAAAACAACGACAACAACAAATCTAGCAACTGCCTTACGTTTAAAAGGTAAAAGCGTGCTTGTTGTTGATTTCGATCCTCAACAGCGAGATTTAACCGATTGTCTAGGATTAAATGCTACAAATATTAAGCTTTCCGATTGCTTAAAAGACCGCTCCTTAGATATAAAATCGGCGATTAAACCCTTTAATGTCAAAGCAAAGAATAAAGAGATAAAACTTTTTGACGTTCTCCCAGCCGATTCTCAACTTTTAAGTTTTAGCAACTCTGATATTCAGTCGCAAATTCAGAAAGGATCGGCACGCTTTAAAGATTTATTAGAACCTCTAAAAAAGGTTTATGATTACATTTTAATTGATAGCCCGACGAATTGGACATTTTTCAGTCAAAGTTGTGTTTATGCGGCTGATGTGGTTTTAATTCCTACTAAAAACACTAACTTTGCTTCTCTCAAAAATGCCAAATTAGTGATTTCAGAATTAATTCCAGAAATCCAAGCATCCAGACAGGATGGAGGACCTGTGGCGTTGCCTATTTTCTTTAATGAATGCAACAAAACAGAATCGGCGATGCAAAGGGCAAAGTCGGAAATCGATCATCTTTTGACTTTATCCAAAACAGCTAATAAAATCATGTATGATACAGAATTACGGGCTTATTTCTATCCTAAATACAAGCAAGGGAACTCCGATAGAACTGTTTTTATGTTACCTGAGCATGGCGTAATATCAGGCGCAGCCTTCTCTCGCGTACCTGCGGCTGCCAAGCATGAAACTATCCGCGACTACTATTTTGAACTCGCTAAGGAATATTTCTTGTATGAATGA
- a CDS encoding Ycf66 family protein encodes MNLGYTTLLGLLLLAVGVGLFSLRFIQPQLVRNQDIYLASLAGFVGLFVIFQSRNVLAITLWIEFILIGIGTFYIAESLWLRK; translated from the coding sequence ATGAATTTAGGATACACAACGCTTCTAGGATTGTTGTTGCTAGCCGTTGGAGTTGGATTATTTTCTCTGAGATTTATCCAACCCCAACTTGTGAGGAATCAAGATATTTACCTAGCAAGTCTGGCGGGATTTGTGGGCTTATTCGTTATTTTTCAAAGCCGAAACGTTCTGGCAATTACCCTTTGGATAGAGTTTATTTTGATTGGAATTGGCACATTCTACATTGCCGAAAGCTTGTGGCTGCGAAAATAG
- a CDS encoding DUF3352 domain-containing protein — protein sequence MIADKQKTPLLITVGTAVVFILGGAAAYWFLTQRTGSSGEMPTGANIIPQDALMTVSVTTNETQWERLREFGTPETQAAFDQTLVSFRDRFLATNGFNYQEDIQPWVGQEITFAFLAQKTPAAASDSPTPPPAVVTGDQSVVMILPVANPLRAKQVLDKQASQNTTEWQKREYKGIQVQESRDPNASPFSTAVLEGRFLVVSNDPQAIDRTIDTHKGTPSLAATAGFGQALNQIQTASPFARIFVNVPEAAAFASTNSARPVPPEELAKLRQNQGIAAAVSLESEGVRIRGISWLNPKSEKQHLVDNSANSMPARLPVDTVMMVSGGNLQRLWQDYSQGAAANPVALINPEQMRLALSQTTGLDLDNDLLNWMGGEFSLSVVPSAQATPGLLPLGFVFMVEASDRRAAEKSLERLDGIMSDKYQFKVEEGKVGNLPVVNWQPTFPLSITRGWLDNQTAFLAVGAPITEAFSPKPQSPLAANPLYASTVPTDLEPNNGHFYIDMNRAFNDQTLALPIVPPNQQTWLKAINSLGVTAAVTSARTTRYDVFVNLKKGAKPVALPPPALETPASPVPEAESESAN from the coding sequence ATGATTGCTGACAAACAGAAAACACCATTACTGATTACCGTAGGGACGGCTGTCGTTTTCATCTTAGGGGGCGCAGCAGCCTACTGGTTTCTCACCCAACGGACGGGTTCATCCGGAGAAATGCCAACGGGGGCCAACATCATCCCCCAAGATGCCTTGATGACCGTTTCCGTGACGACTAACGAAACCCAGTGGGAGAGACTGCGAGAATTTGGCACTCCCGAAACCCAAGCCGCATTCGACCAAACCTTGGTGAGTTTTCGCGATCGCTTCCTCGCCACCAACGGTTTTAATTATCAAGAAGATATCCAGCCTTGGGTGGGTCAAGAAATCACCTTCGCCTTCCTCGCCCAAAAAACCCCCGCCGCCGCCAGCGACAGTCCTACCCCTCCCCCGGCGGTTGTCACCGGAGATCAATCTGTGGTGATGATTCTCCCCGTCGCCAACCCTTTGCGGGCCAAACAAGTCTTAGATAAACAAGCTTCCCAAAACACCACCGAATGGCAAAAACGCGAATATAAAGGCATCCAAGTTCAAGAAAGCCGCGATCCAAACGCTTCCCCCTTCTCCACCGCCGTCTTAGAAGGTCGCTTTCTGGTCGTCAGCAACGATCCTCAAGCCATAGACCGCACCATTGATACCCATAAAGGCACCCCTTCCCTCGCCGCTACCGCCGGGTTTGGACAAGCCTTAAATCAGATTCAAACCGCCTCCCCCTTTGCCCGTATTTTCGTCAACGTACCGGAAGCAGCAGCCTTTGCTTCTACCAACTCCGCCAGACCCGTTCCCCCGGAAGAACTCGCCAAACTGCGGCAAAATCAGGGGATTGCGGCCGCCGTTTCTCTAGAGTCGGAAGGGGTGAGAATTCGCGGCATTTCTTGGCTGAATCCCAAAAGCGAAAAACAGCACCTCGTAGACAACAGCGCCAATAGTATGCCTGCCCGTCTCCCCGTAGATACGGTGATGATGGTTTCTGGGGGCAATCTTCAACGCCTGTGGCAAGACTATTCTCAAGGGGCGGCGGCTAACCCCGTAGCCCTGATCAACCCCGAACAAATGCGCCTAGCCCTCTCGCAAACCACGGGTTTAGATTTAGATAACGACCTCCTTAACTGGATGGGCGGCGAGTTTTCCCTCTCCGTTGTGCCTAGCGCCCAAGCCACGCCGGGATTGCTGCCGTTGGGTTTTGTGTTTATGGTAGAAGCAAGCGATCGCCGTGCTGCTGAAAAATCCCTCGAACGCCTCGATGGGATCATGAGCGATAAGTATCAATTCAAGGTGGAAGAAGGCAAAGTGGGCAATCTGCCTGTAGTCAATTGGCAGCCCACCTTCCCTTTGAGTATCACTCGCGGCTGGCTGGATAACCAAACCGCCTTTCTCGCCGTCGGCGCGCCCATTACCGAAGCCTTTAGCCCGAAACCCCAATCCCCCCTGGCGGCCAATCCCCTCTATGCCAGTACCGTTCCCACCGACCTAGAACCGAATAACGGCCACTTCTACATTGATATGAATCGGGCGTTTAACGATCAAACCCTGGCTTTACCCATCGTTCCCCCCAATCAACAAACCTGGCTGAAAGCGATCAATTCCTTGGGCGTCACGGCGGCTGTCACCAGCGCCCGCACCACCCGTTACGATGTGTTTGTCAATCTCAAAAAAGGCGCTAAACCGGTCGCCCTACCGCCCCCCGCGTTAGAAACGCCGGCCTCGCCCGTACCGGAAGCCGAAAGCGAATCCGCCAACTAA
- a CDS encoding protein kinase: protein MLGKLLDGRYQVTQVLSAGGFGETYIAQDTRRPGHPQCVVKYLKLQSSEPNYLEIARRLFKSEAETLEKLGEHSQIPRLLAYFEENEDFFLVQQYIAGRPLSAELQPGQKWTENQVVKLLENILPTLQFVHYYQVIHRDIKPDNIIRRQEDGQLVLIDFGAVKAIQTQIVSEQSQVSGTVAVGTIGYMPAEQSQGKPRPNSDIYALGMIAIQALTGLHPSELQENPQTGEILWQQHAQVSPKFTKILSKMVSYDYRKDRYQSVGDVIQDLQAYRTSATSQNSVKPKPKTRVQPPQTPVNSHNPKKANPQDKDLKQVLAKVGLIPFAFAGLLALFGGDTGLRTLGKLLFMTPPYWRRTILSTPRVVLFNNWVSIAGIAVFVLGLSLCLLPLIKPKLSQIYDIIIAELLLYCSVFFILYAPDFRNGTLAFTQVVLTIFVIFAISQSMYQRWQKSKELENSKRL, encoded by the coding sequence ATGTTAGGAAAGCTACTGGACGGGCGCTACCAAGTTACCCAAGTGCTAAGTGCTGGAGGATTTGGCGAAACCTACATTGCTCAAGATACTCGACGCCCCGGTCATCCGCAATGCGTGGTGAAGTATCTTAAGTTACAGAGTTCTGAACCGAATTATTTAGAAATTGCTAGACGCTTATTTAAAAGCGAGGCAGAAACCCTAGAAAAGTTGGGAGAACATTCGCAAATTCCCAGGCTACTCGCCTATTTTGAAGAAAACGAAGACTTTTTTCTCGTTCAACAGTATATCGCTGGACGCCCCCTTTCTGCTGAGTTGCAACCGGGGCAAAAATGGACAGAAAACCAGGTTGTTAAATTACTAGAAAATATTTTACCGACGCTTCAATTTGTCCACTACTATCAGGTGATTCACCGCGATATCAAGCCGGATAATATTATTAGACGCCAAGAAGATGGTCAACTTGTCTTAATTGATTTTGGGGCAGTTAAGGCAATTCAAACTCAAATTGTATCCGAACAAAGTCAAGTTTCGGGGACTGTTGCGGTTGGGACAATAGGATATATGCCTGCCGAACAATCGCAAGGAAAACCCCGCCCAAATAGCGATATTTATGCCCTAGGGATGATTGCTATTCAAGCTTTAACAGGATTGCACCCTAGCGAACTGCAAGAAAATCCCCAAACTGGTGAAATTCTCTGGCAGCAACATGCCCAAGTGAGTCCCAAATTTACTAAAATCTTGAGTAAAATGGTCAGCTATGACTATCGCAAAGACCGATATCAAAGCGTTGGCGATGTGATTCAAGACTTGCAGGCTTATCGGACTTCAGCAACATCTCAAAATTCTGTTAAACCTAAACCTAAAACACGCGTTCAGCCACCTCAGACTCCCGTTAATTCTCACAATCCCAAAAAAGCTAATCCTCAAGATAAAGATTTAAAACAAGTGCTTGCAAAAGTAGGCTTAATTCCCTTTGCTTTTGCCGGTTTGTTAGCTCTTTTTGGGGGAGATACAGGTTTAAGAACGTTAGGGAAACTCTTATTCATGACTCCTCCCTACTGGCGCAGGACAATCTTAAGTACGCCACGAGTTGTGTTATTTAATAATTGGGTTAGTATTGCGGGAATTGCTGTCTTTGTTTTAGGCTTATCGCTTTGCTTGTTGCCTCTCATTAAGCCTAAGCTTTCGCAAATTTATGATATTATCATCGCTGAGTTACTTTTGTACTGTAGTGTCTTTTTTATCCTGTACGCGCCTGATTTTAGAAATGGAACGTTAGCGTTTACTCAGGTGGTTTTAACCATTTTTGTAATCTTTGCTATTAGCCAAAGTATGTATCAGCGCTGGCAAAAATCAAAAGAATTAGAAAACTCGAAACGTTTATGA
- a CDS encoding prohibitin family protein, whose amino-acid sequence MALISRERPNIAIAAVAGVGTLVALAFLSKCITIIPAGQVGVVDFFGNVSQKTLKPGVNLTNPLSKVIKFSTQTQEIKETVETPSKEGLTIALEASLLYRLDPEQAAQVYQTIGRDYVNVILVPQFRSVIRGTTSGYNAQALYTSQREELSIQIQQDLANVVSSRGIIVEDTPLRKIGLPPTLQQAIEAKLKAEQESQQMQFTLEKERQEAERKRIEAQGIADYQRIVSQGLSEQVLQLKGIEATEKLAQSPNAKVVVIGAGKGGLPLILQSEQNTTP is encoded by the coding sequence ATGGCACTGATTAGCAGAGAACGTCCAAATATTGCGATCGCAGCAGTAGCAGGAGTCGGTACGCTGGTTGCCCTTGCCTTTTTATCGAAATGTATCACAATTATTCCCGCAGGTCAGGTAGGGGTTGTTGACTTTTTTGGGAATGTGTCCCAGAAAACACTGAAACCGGGCGTTAACTTAACGAATCCTTTATCGAAAGTCATCAAATTTTCCACCCAAACCCAAGAGATTAAAGAAACGGTGGAAACCCCTTCTAAAGAAGGTTTGACGATTGCCCTCGAAGCCAGTTTACTTTATCGACTCGACCCCGAACAAGCGGCCCAAGTCTATCAAACCATTGGACGCGATTATGTCAATGTTATCTTAGTTCCCCAATTTCGTTCGGTGATTCGGGGGACAACTTCAGGTTACAATGCACAAGCCCTTTATACTTCTCAACGCGAAGAACTTTCAATCCAAATTCAACAAGATTTAGCAAATGTTGTCTCATCGCGAGGGATTATTGTAGAAGATACACCCCTCCGCAAAATTGGCTTACCTCCCACTCTCCAGCAAGCCATTGAAGCCAAACTCAAAGCCGAACAAGAAAGCCAGCAAATGCAATTTACCCTAGAAAAGGAACGCCAAGAAGCCGAACGCAAGCGCATTGAAGCCCAAGGAATTGCAGATTATCAGCGCATTGTTTCCCAAGGGTTAAGCGAACAAGTCTTGCAACTCAAAGGAATTGAAGCCACTGAAAAATTAGCCCAATCTCCGAATGCGAAAGTCGTTGTCATTGGCGCAGGAAAAGGTGGACTTCCCCTAATTTTACAATCCGAACAGAATACAACGCCTTAG
- the cofH gene encoding 7,8-didemethyl-8-hydroxy-5-deazariboflavin synthase subunit CofH, giving the protein MSVTLNSILDCALAGEDIAPEQAVLLLKQKDEGAIALIRQTADTLRQQQAGEVVTYIINRNINYTNICEQHCSFCAFRRDEGEEGAYWLEWEQILEKSQDAVSRGATEICMQGGLNPKAKIKDASLAYYMQLVRTIKDTFPQLHIHAFSPQEVEFIAREDNLSYAQVISGLQEAGVNSMPGTAAEVLDDEVRRILCPEKTDSATWLEIIATAHRLGMPTTSTMLSGHIETPEQQVTHLEKIRTLQQQSLSRGKAAFTEFILLPFVGQEAPKPLRRRVGRDQPILADSLILTAVARIFLGRWIPNHQPSWVKLGLSGATQALKWGCNDIGGTLMEEHITTMAGAIGGTCMEVPDLQAAIHSIGRPYQQRDTLYQPLTQPQFPSSQVAVEAVS; this is encoded by the coding sequence ATGAGTGTCACTTTAAACTCAATATTAGATTGCGCCCTCGCGGGGGAAGATATCGCACCAGAACAGGCTGTTCTGTTATTAAAGCAGAAAGATGAAGGTGCGATCGCACTCATTCGCCAAACCGCCGATACCCTCAGACAGCAACAGGCGGGTGAAGTTGTCACCTATATCATCAACCGCAATATCAACTACACCAATATTTGCGAACAGCATTGCAGTTTTTGCGCCTTTCGTCGGGATGAAGGTGAAGAAGGGGCTTATTGGCTAGAGTGGGAACAGATTCTCGAAAAATCCCAAGATGCAGTTTCTCGCGGCGCAACTGAAATTTGTATGCAGGGTGGGTTAAACCCCAAAGCCAAAATAAAGGACGCATCTTTAGCCTACTACATGCAACTGGTCAGAACCATTAAAGATACATTTCCCCAACTGCACATCCACGCCTTTTCGCCGCAAGAAGTCGAGTTTATCGCTAGAGAAGATAACTTATCCTACGCCCAAGTCATTTCAGGATTGCAAGAGGCGGGCGTGAATTCCATGCCCGGAACTGCCGCCGAAGTGTTAGATGATGAAGTTAGGCGCATTTTGTGTCCCGAAAAAACCGATAGTGCAACTTGGCTGGAAATCATCGCCACCGCCCATCGCTTGGGAATGCCCACCACCAGTACAATGCTTTCAGGGCATATTGAAACGCCAGAACAGCAAGTCACGCATTTAGAAAAAATCCGTACCTTACAGCAACAATCTCTCAGTCGGGGTAAGGCTGCCTTTACAGAATTTATCCTACTCCCCTTTGTCGGACAAGAAGCCCCCAAACCCTTACGCCGTCGAGTTGGCAGAGACCAACCCATTTTAGCGGATAGTTTAATTTTAACCGCCGTAGCGCGAATCTTTTTGGGTCGCTGGATACCCAACCATCAACCCAGTTGGGTGAAACTGGGTTTATCCGGTGCCACACAAGCCTTGAAATGGGGTTGTAACGATATCGGCGGCACCCTAATGGAAGAACACATTACCACAATGGCAGGCGCGATCGGCGGAACTTGCATGGAAGTGCCAGACTTACAAGCAGCTATCCATTCCATCGGGCGTCCTTACCAACAACGAGATACCTTATATCAACCTCTAACACAACCGCAATTTCCCTCAAGTCAAGTTGCTGTAGAAGCAGTATCTTAA